Proteins co-encoded in one Apodemus sylvaticus chromosome 6, mApoSyl1.1, whole genome shotgun sequence genomic window:
- the L3hypdh gene encoding trans-3-hydroxy-L-proline dehydratase — translation MEAALAVTRLPPHDPKTPALSVVDMHTGGEPLRIVHAGCPEVVGPTLLAKRRYMRQHLDYIRQRLVFEPRGHRDMYGAILVPSELPDAHLGVLFLHNEGYSSMCGHAVLALGRFALDFGLVPAPQEGAREARVNIHCPCGLVTAFVECEGGRSCGPVRFHSVPAFVLASDLTVNVPGHGKVVVDIAYGGAFYAFISAEKLGLDVCSAKTRDLVDAASALTGAVKAQFKINHPESEDLGFLYGTILTDGKDAYSEEPTTNICVFADEQVDRSPTGSGVTARVALQYHKGLLQLNKTRAFKSSATGSVFTGCAVREAKCGDFKAVIVEVAGQAHYTGTANLTVEDGDPLRDGFLLK, via the exons ATGGAGGCAGCGCTGGCAGTGACCCGGTTGCCCCCGCACGACCCGAAGACACCAGCACTATCGGTGGTGGACATGCACACAGGCGGCGAACCTTTGCGCATCGTGCACGCCGGGTGTCCGGAGGTGGTTGGGCCCACGTTGCTGGCCAAGCGGCGCTACATGCGTCAACACCTCGACTACATAAGGCAACGGCTTGTGTTCGAGCCCCGCGGCCACCGGGACATGTATGGGGCCATCCTGGTGCCCAGTGAGCTGCCCGACGCGCACCTAGGCGTCCTGTTCCTGCACAACGAAGGCTACAGCTCCATGTGCGGCCACGCGGTGCTGGCGCTGGGCCGCTTCGCGCTCGACTTCGGTCTGGTACCCGCTCCCCAAGAAGGCGCCCGAGAGGCCCGGGTCAACATCCACTGCCCTTGTGGGCTGGTGACGGCCTTCGTGGAGTGTGAAGGTGGCCGCAGTTGCGGCCCTGTGCGCTTCCACAGCGTCCCAGCCTTTGTCCTGGCTTCAG ACCTCACGGTGAATGTTCCTGGCCATGGAAAGGTGGTGGTGGACATTGCATATGGTGGGGCATTTTATGCATTCATTAGTGCAGAAAAATTAGGACTTGATGTGTGTTCTGCGAAGACGAGGGACCTTGTGGATGCAGCGAGCGCTTTGACAGGAGCGGTAAAAGCACAG TTTAAAATCAACCATCCTGAGAGTGAAGACCTTGGTTTTCTGTATGGAACCATCTTGACAGATGGAAAAGATGCTTATAGTGAGGAGCCCACCACCAACATCTGCGTGTTTGCAGATGAACAG GTCGACAGAAGCCCCACGGGCTCGGGAGTGACGGCCAGAGTTGCCCTGCAGTATCATAAGGGGCTTCTGCAGCTGAACAAGACCAGAGCCTTCAAAAGCAGCGCAACTGGCTCTGTGTTCACAGGCTGTGCTGTGAGG GAAGCAAAGTGTGGAGATTTCAAAGCTGTCATAGTGGAAGTTGCAGGACAAGCCCATTACACGGGGACAGCAAACCTGACAGTGGAAGATGGTGACCCACTAAGGGATGGCTTTCttctcaagtga